Below is a genomic region from Plasmodium reichenowi strain SY57 chromosome Unknown, whole genome shotgun sequence.
aaaaaataataattatttataatatattctttgTAGGTATACATATAGCATCATACATTATTTGTAATTactgttttttttcttatatttgTCTTGTTTTATTTCTCTCCTCTTTTGACGATTCTACACTAAGCCTCCTTTTTCCTTCGGGGAATGCTCCAGAACTTTATATGGTaatatacatgtatatatatatatatttttcatacTTATAcctttattttctttatcttttttagAGTGACACAATTAT
It encodes:
- a CDS encoding putative membrane protein (conserved Plasmodium membrane protein, unknown function), producing IHIASYIICNYCFFSYICLVLFLSSFDDSTLSLLFPSGNAPELYMSDTIMCIPTFIFICLVNTIFFLFYLFIVFMNCVPFF